From Acidobacteriota bacterium:
AGCCGGAGCAGATTGCCGCTGATGGGCCAGCCGGCCGCCAGCGGCACGTCACCGTGGCGATACGCCAGCGGGTAGCGCGTGATCCGGGGCGCCAGATCCGGCGGGCCCGCCTCATTCGCCGCCGACTCCGGCGCAGCGGGTGGAAGCGAACCCGGCCGGCCGGCCAACAGGTGTCGCAGCCTGTCTTTCCGATCCATGGGACAGAGTATACCGACAGCGCCTCGTGATTGGAAGCGCCGTCGATTTTCCATGCGTTCCAGCTATTCGCAACATCCCGCACAAAATCGTGTTACAATATGCCCGAATTCCGGCAGGAGATCGGCTATGGCAACACATCCGAAGGCCAGACCGGTGAAACAAGCGGGCCAGAAGCAAGTGAAAGCTGCTCGTCCTGCCCAAAAACAGGAGAAACCCAAGAAGCTTCCGCCGGCGAAACAGCCGGTGGCCGTTCAAAAGTCCCAGCCGGCCAAACCGGCGGTGACCGTGAAAAAGGACGCGCCGCCTGCCAAGAAGGCGGCACCGCCCCAAAAGAGCCAGTCGGTTAAATCGGCGTCGATCGTGAAGAAGGCCGTTCCGGCCGTCAAGAAGGCGGCGCCGCCTAAGAAAAGCCCGCCGGTGAAACCGGCGGCGGCAGCCAAAAAGGTTCAGCCGCTGAAGCCGGCGGCGATCAGCAAGAAGGTCGCTTCGGCCGCCAGCAAGGCCGCTCCGCCCAAACAGAGCCAGCCGGCAAAACCGGCGGCAATCGTGAAAAAGGCCGCTCCGGTCGTCAAGAAGACCGCGCCTCCCAAGAAGAGCCCGCCGCCTCGACCGGACCCGTCGCCGAAAACGGCGGGAACTAAGAAGCCGGCCGCGGTCACAGCCGGCAAGACGGAAAAACACAAGAAGAGCCAGTTTATGGAACAAGTGGAAAAACCGAAAAAAACTCCCGCCGCCAAGACCCCCAAACCGCCCCGGCTCACCGATGCCGAGAAGAAGAGCCAGGCCATCATGACGGAGTGGCGAAACGCCACCGCCGAAGTCCCCGAAGACGATTACAAACCGTACATCATCAACGGCGTCTTCAATGAGGACGACCTGATCAGCCACCCCGTATTCGGCAAGGGGAAAGTGGTCACGATCACCGGCATCGGCAAGATGGAGGTGCTGTTCGCCGACGGCGTCCGCCGGTTGATCTTCAACCGTCGAACCTGATCCAGTGGAACAACCGTCCGGCATCATCCCCCTGCCGGCGGTACGAGTAAAACAACGCGCCCCAACAGCAGGTGCACAGGACGGCGATGTCCGTGTGTTGAGACGGCACGCCGGCCCGCCGCAGCGCCGTCGCCACACAGGCGCTCAAGTTCAGGTGGACCCGGCCGTTCACCCGCCGGATGACCGCGCCGGTGAACTGCGCGGCGAACCGGTCGGCCAGGTCGTCCCCCACGGCGTAGCAGCACGCCTGGATGCCCGGTCCGATGGCTGCGCGGATGTCCGCCGGATTGCACTTCCAGTCGCAGACCATCCGCCGCACGGCGGCCCCGCAGATATCCGCGGCGGTTCCCCGCCAGCCGGAATGGATCGCCGCCGCCACCCGGCGGACGGGATCGACCAGGAGCACCGGCAGACAATCGGCGGTCTGGACAACCAGCGTGAGTCCGGCGGCGGCGGTGACGAGGGCGTCACCCACCGGGAGCGCGTCGTCGTGGAGCGGCGCCCCGTGTTCATCCAGCACCGTCCCCGCCGCCGGACGCGACACCCGGACCACCCGGGCGGAGTGCACCTGCTGCAGGGCCGCCCAATCGCCGCCCGCCGCCGCCCAGCCCGCGGCGCCGCCCCGCCGGGTGCCGAAGCCGTGTCGCACGGGCAGATCCCGAAAGAGTGTTGATTTCAAAAAGAGGCTGCTGTTAGTATAGTCGAAGTAATATGGCATTGCCTGTGGTGATTGACCCGGTGAACCTTGATGTCACATGAGTCATTATAGCCGCCATTCTGCTTTTGCCTCAACAGGGACGGCAGCGCGCCGGGTTGCCGCGCGGCGATGAGTCCCGGCGCCAACACTCGCCAAGGAGTTCCGCATGTCCATTGAAGATCAGTTGCGGGTCAGTCCCGACGCTCTCCGTTTCCGGTTCGACGGCCACCAGTTCCCGTGGAACTCCACCCAGGAACAGCCCCCCTGCACCACCATCATCGGCCAGGAGCGGGCGCTCCGGGCCATCCGGCTGGGCCTGGAGATGAAGAGCATCGGCTACAACGTGTTCGTCACCGGTCTGTCGGGCACCGGCAAGATGACCACCATTCAGTCGCTGCTGGCCGAGATCGACCGCTCCGGCCGGATCCCGGACGACCTGTGCTACGTCCACAACTTCCGCCATCCCGATTCCCCGCGCTGCCTCCACCTGCCGGCCGGCCACGGCAAGCTGCTGGAGAAGGAGATGAGCCGGCTGGTGGAATACTGCCTGGAGCACGTGCCGGAGATCCTCGAGAGCGATCAGTTCAAGAAGGAGCTGGACGGACTGCTGGAGCGCGCCCATGCCCGCGAGAAAGAGCTGATCCGCGGCTTCGAGAAAAAGGTGAACGAGCGCAGCTTCGCGTTGGTCCAGGTCCAGTACGGCACCATCCAGCGCCCCGAACTGATGCCGGTCATCGACGACAAGCCCGTGGCCATGGCCCAGCTGGAGCAGCAAGCCGACCAGGAGGAGTACCCCGCCGCCGAATTCGAGCGGATCAAGGCGGTGCACAAGGAACTGGCCCAGGAGATGGGCGAGCTGAGCAAGCAGCTCAAAGCGTTGCAGAAGGAGGTCCTCGAGACCCAAAGCAGCCTGGTCCGCGGTACGGTCCAGCCATTCATCGATGAGATCATCGGCGAAATCCGCACCCGTTTCCCCTGGGAGGAGGTGAAGGAATTCCTGGCCGACGTGCAAGCCGACATCCTCGACCGGATCGAGATCTTCAAGGAGAAGCAGGAGGACAAGTCGAACATCCTGAGCTTCCTCTCCGCGCCGAAGGAATCCGGCAACCCCTACCTGCCCTACATGATCAATGTGATCATTGACAACTCCGACCTCAC
This genomic window contains:
- a CDS encoding polyphenol oxidase family protein — translated: MRHGFGTRRGGAAGWAAAGGDWAALQQVHSARVVRVSRPAAGTVLDEHGAPLHDDALPVGDALVTAAAGLTLVVQTADCLPVLLVDPVRRVAAAIHSGWRGTAADICGAAVRRMVCDWKCNPADIRAAIGPGIQACCYAVGDDLADRFAAQFTGAVIRRVNGRVHLNLSACVATALRRAGVPSQHTDIAVLCTCCWGALFYSYRRQGDDAGRLFHWIRFDG